A genomic segment from Anopheles maculipalpis chromosome X, idAnoMacuDA_375_x, whole genome shotgun sequence encodes:
- the LOC126558544 gene encoding transmembrane protein 120 homolog isoform X1, protein MSQSVNVEELEKDWSELSDEFRSLEAANQSYQELHERLEEMQEKCTKQIQHQRYRMRQISKNLKTFMTKQRLTHTNKEKLTQLEKSIMKRKAQIHEIEQGLPQQNSRYLKIILGDVNVSILNRNDKIRYKDEYEKFKLILNVIGLLLSFLNIVYNYRALELVFLFLLVWYYCTLTIRESILKVNGSRIKGWWRLHHFISTVCAGVLLVWPQGEPWQLFRTQFMYFNVYISLVQYMQFRYQKGVLYRLKALGERHNMDITIEGFHSWMWRGLKFLFPFLFVGYLFQFYNAYTLYQLTAHPDATWQIPVLSILFQILFVGNTFTTLMVILQKQTERTENRYRLMSLIASKRQKPVRQPTNNDGEEQGKGDADSAKSK, encoded by the exons ATGTCGCAGTCGGTAAACGTCGAAGAGCTGGAGAAGGATTGGTCCGAGCTGTCGGACGAATTTCGCAGCCTGGAG GCTGCGAATCAATCGTACCAGGAGCTGCACGAACGGCTGGAAGAGATGCAGGAAAAATGCACCAAACAAATTCAGCACCAGCGCTACCGGATGCGGCAGATAtcgaaaaatcttaaaac GTTCATGACCAAGCAGAGACTAACGCATACGAACAAGGAAAAATTGACGCAGCTCGAGAAAAGCATCATGAAGCGGAAAGCACAGATACACGAGATCGAACAAGGATTGCCGCAACAGAACAGCCgatatctgaaaattattCTAGGCGACGTGAATGTTTCGATACTGAACCGCAACGATAAGATACGGTACAAGGATGAGTATGAGAAGTTCAAACTTATCCTGAACGTGATTGGTTTGCTGCTGTCGTTTCTCAACATCGTGTACAACTATCG CGCTTTGGAGTTAGTGTTCCTATTTCTGTTGGTCTGGTATTACTGTACACTTACTATACGAGAGTCAATTCTAAAG GTAAATGGTTCGCGCATCAAGGGCTGGTGGCGTCTGCACCATTTCATCTCCACCGTTTGTGCCGGTGTGCTGCTAGTGTGGCCCCAAGGTGAACCTTGGCAACTCTTCCGCACCCAGTTCATGTACTTCAACGTGTACATCAGCCTGGTCCAGTACATGCAGTTCCGCTACCAGAAGGGTGTACTGTATCGTCTGAAGGCGCTCGGCGAGCGACACAACATGGACATCACCATCGAGGGCTTCCACTCGTGGATGTGGCGCGGGCTTAAATTTCTCTTCCCATTCCTGTTTGTGGGGTATCTGTTCCAGTTCTATAATGCCTATACGCTTTACCAGCTAACGGCGCATCCGGACGCGACCTGGCAG ATACCTGTGTTGAGCATTCTGTTCCAGATTCTGTTCGTTGGCAACACCTTCACTACGCTGATGGTTATACTGCAAAAGCAAACCGAACGCACCGAGAACCGATACCGACTGATGAGCCTGATTGCATCTAAACGACAAAAACCCGTACGG CAGCCAACGAACAATGATGGAGAGGAACAAGGCAAAGGAGATGCAGATTCAGCTAAATCGAAGTAA
- the LOC126558544 gene encoding transmembrane protein 120 homolog isoform X3, with product MSQSVNVEELEKDWSELSDEFRSLEAANQSYQELHERLEEMQEKCTKQIQHQRYRMRQISKNLKTFMTKQRLTHTNKEKLTQLEKSIMKRKAQIHEIEQGLPQQNSRYLKIILGDVNVSILNRNDKIRYKDEYEKFKLILNVIGLLLSFLNIVYNYRALELVFLFLLVWYYCTLTIRESILKVNGSRIKGWWRLHHFISTVCAGVLLVWPQGEPWQLFRTQFMYFNVYISLVQYMQFRYQKGVLYRLKALGERHNMDITIEGFHSWMWRGLKFLFPFLFVGYLFQFYNAYTLYQLTAHPDATWQIPVLSILFQILFVGNTFTTLMVILQKQTERTENRYRLMSLIASKRQKPQPTNNDGEEQGKGDADSAKSK from the exons ATGTCGCAGTCGGTAAACGTCGAAGAGCTGGAGAAGGATTGGTCCGAGCTGTCGGACGAATTTCGCAGCCTGGAG GCTGCGAATCAATCGTACCAGGAGCTGCACGAACGGCTGGAAGAGATGCAGGAAAAATGCACCAAACAAATTCAGCACCAGCGCTACCGGATGCGGCAGATAtcgaaaaatcttaaaac GTTCATGACCAAGCAGAGACTAACGCATACGAACAAGGAAAAATTGACGCAGCTCGAGAAAAGCATCATGAAGCGGAAAGCACAGATACACGAGATCGAACAAGGATTGCCGCAACAGAACAGCCgatatctgaaaattattCTAGGCGACGTGAATGTTTCGATACTGAACCGCAACGATAAGATACGGTACAAGGATGAGTATGAGAAGTTCAAACTTATCCTGAACGTGATTGGTTTGCTGCTGTCGTTTCTCAACATCGTGTACAACTATCG CGCTTTGGAGTTAGTGTTCCTATTTCTGTTGGTCTGGTATTACTGTACACTTACTATACGAGAGTCAATTCTAAAG GTAAATGGTTCGCGCATCAAGGGCTGGTGGCGTCTGCACCATTTCATCTCCACCGTTTGTGCCGGTGTGCTGCTAGTGTGGCCCCAAGGTGAACCTTGGCAACTCTTCCGCACCCAGTTCATGTACTTCAACGTGTACATCAGCCTGGTCCAGTACATGCAGTTCCGCTACCAGAAGGGTGTACTGTATCGTCTGAAGGCGCTCGGCGAGCGACACAACATGGACATCACCATCGAGGGCTTCCACTCGTGGATGTGGCGCGGGCTTAAATTTCTCTTCCCATTCCTGTTTGTGGGGTATCTGTTCCAGTTCTATAATGCCTATACGCTTTACCAGCTAACGGCGCATCCGGACGCGACCTGGCAG ATACCTGTGTTGAGCATTCTGTTCCAGATTCTGTTCGTTGGCAACACCTTCACTACGCTGATGGTTATACTGCAAAAGCAAACCGAACGCACCGAGAACCGATACCGACTGATGAGCCTGATTGCATCTAAACGACAAAAACCC CAGCCAACGAACAATGATGGAGAGGAACAAGGCAAAGGAGATGCAGATTCAGCTAAATCGAAGTAA
- the LOC126558544 gene encoding transmembrane protein 120 homolog isoform X4, with protein MSQSVNVEELEKDWSELSDEFRSLEAANQSYQELHERLEEMQEKCTKQIQHQRYRMRQISKNLKTFMTKQRLTHTNKEKLTQLEKSIMKRKAQIHEIEQGLPQQNSRYLKIILGDVNVSILNRNDKIRYKDEYEKFKLILNVIGLLLSFLNIVYNYRALELVFLFLLVWYYCTLTIRESILKVNGSRIKGWWRLHHFISTVCAGVLLVWPQGEPWQLFRTQFMYFNVYISLVQYMQFRYQKGVLYRLKALGERHNMDITIEGFHSWMWRGLKFLFPFLFVGYLFQFYNAYTLYQLTAHPDATWQIPVLSILFQILFVGNTFTTLMVILQKQTERTENRYRLMSLIASKRQKPPTNNDGEEQGKGDADSAKSK; from the exons ATGTCGCAGTCGGTAAACGTCGAAGAGCTGGAGAAGGATTGGTCCGAGCTGTCGGACGAATTTCGCAGCCTGGAG GCTGCGAATCAATCGTACCAGGAGCTGCACGAACGGCTGGAAGAGATGCAGGAAAAATGCACCAAACAAATTCAGCACCAGCGCTACCGGATGCGGCAGATAtcgaaaaatcttaaaac GTTCATGACCAAGCAGAGACTAACGCATACGAACAAGGAAAAATTGACGCAGCTCGAGAAAAGCATCATGAAGCGGAAAGCACAGATACACGAGATCGAACAAGGATTGCCGCAACAGAACAGCCgatatctgaaaattattCTAGGCGACGTGAATGTTTCGATACTGAACCGCAACGATAAGATACGGTACAAGGATGAGTATGAGAAGTTCAAACTTATCCTGAACGTGATTGGTTTGCTGCTGTCGTTTCTCAACATCGTGTACAACTATCG CGCTTTGGAGTTAGTGTTCCTATTTCTGTTGGTCTGGTATTACTGTACACTTACTATACGAGAGTCAATTCTAAAG GTAAATGGTTCGCGCATCAAGGGCTGGTGGCGTCTGCACCATTTCATCTCCACCGTTTGTGCCGGTGTGCTGCTAGTGTGGCCCCAAGGTGAACCTTGGCAACTCTTCCGCACCCAGTTCATGTACTTCAACGTGTACATCAGCCTGGTCCAGTACATGCAGTTCCGCTACCAGAAGGGTGTACTGTATCGTCTGAAGGCGCTCGGCGAGCGACACAACATGGACATCACCATCGAGGGCTTCCACTCGTGGATGTGGCGCGGGCTTAAATTTCTCTTCCCATTCCTGTTTGTGGGGTATCTGTTCCAGTTCTATAATGCCTATACGCTTTACCAGCTAACGGCGCATCCGGACGCGACCTGGCAG ATACCTGTGTTGAGCATTCTGTTCCAGATTCTGTTCGTTGGCAACACCTTCACTACGCTGATGGTTATACTGCAAAAGCAAACCGAACGCACCGAGAACCGATACCGACTGATGAGCCTGATTGCATCTAAACGACAAAAACCC CCAACGAACAATGATGGAGAGGAACAAGGCAAAGGAGATGCAGATTCAGCTAAATCGAAGTAA
- the LOC126558544 gene encoding transmembrane protein 120 homolog isoform X2 yields MSQSVNVEELEKDWSELSDEFRSLEAANQSYQELHERLEEMQEKCTKQIQHQRYRMRQISKNLKTFMTKQRLTHTNKEKLTQLEKSIMKRKAQIHEIEQGLPQQNSRYLKIILGDVNVSILNRNDKIRYKDEYEKFKLILNVIGLLLSFLNIVYNYRALELVFLFLLVWYYCTLTIRESILKVNGSRIKGWWRLHHFISTVCAGVLLVWPQGEPWQLFRTQFMYFNVYISLVQYMQFRYQKGVLYRLKALGERHNMDITIEGFHSWMWRGLKFLFPFLFVGYLFQFYNAYTLYQLTAHPDATWQIPVLSILFQILFVGNTFTTLMVILQKQTERTENRYRLMSLIASKRQKPVRPTNNDGEEQGKGDADSAKSK; encoded by the exons ATGTCGCAGTCGGTAAACGTCGAAGAGCTGGAGAAGGATTGGTCCGAGCTGTCGGACGAATTTCGCAGCCTGGAG GCTGCGAATCAATCGTACCAGGAGCTGCACGAACGGCTGGAAGAGATGCAGGAAAAATGCACCAAACAAATTCAGCACCAGCGCTACCGGATGCGGCAGATAtcgaaaaatcttaaaac GTTCATGACCAAGCAGAGACTAACGCATACGAACAAGGAAAAATTGACGCAGCTCGAGAAAAGCATCATGAAGCGGAAAGCACAGATACACGAGATCGAACAAGGATTGCCGCAACAGAACAGCCgatatctgaaaattattCTAGGCGACGTGAATGTTTCGATACTGAACCGCAACGATAAGATACGGTACAAGGATGAGTATGAGAAGTTCAAACTTATCCTGAACGTGATTGGTTTGCTGCTGTCGTTTCTCAACATCGTGTACAACTATCG CGCTTTGGAGTTAGTGTTCCTATTTCTGTTGGTCTGGTATTACTGTACACTTACTATACGAGAGTCAATTCTAAAG GTAAATGGTTCGCGCATCAAGGGCTGGTGGCGTCTGCACCATTTCATCTCCACCGTTTGTGCCGGTGTGCTGCTAGTGTGGCCCCAAGGTGAACCTTGGCAACTCTTCCGCACCCAGTTCATGTACTTCAACGTGTACATCAGCCTGGTCCAGTACATGCAGTTCCGCTACCAGAAGGGTGTACTGTATCGTCTGAAGGCGCTCGGCGAGCGACACAACATGGACATCACCATCGAGGGCTTCCACTCGTGGATGTGGCGCGGGCTTAAATTTCTCTTCCCATTCCTGTTTGTGGGGTATCTGTTCCAGTTCTATAATGCCTATACGCTTTACCAGCTAACGGCGCATCCGGACGCGACCTGGCAG ATACCTGTGTTGAGCATTCTGTTCCAGATTCTGTTCGTTGGCAACACCTTCACTACGCTGATGGTTATACTGCAAAAGCAAACCGAACGCACCGAGAACCGATACCGACTGATGAGCCTGATTGCATCTAAACGACAAAAACCCGTACGG CCAACGAACAATGATGGAGAGGAACAAGGCAAAGGAGATGCAGATTCAGCTAAATCGAAGTAA
- the LOC126562204 gene encoding LOW QUALITY PROTEIN: cytochrome P450 315a1, mitochondrial (The sequence of the model RefSeq protein was modified relative to this genomic sequence to represent the inferred CDS: substituted 3 bases at 3 genomic stop codons), translating to MFQHIRSRRSLRPLGLLSELSQHGLMGRFERVALSSGNVLPFDKIPGPRRFPLLGMLNDIMHLGKPAELHLRISQYHELYGDLVRMQLGTHNVVFVREPSLMRRTFQLEGTYPRHPLPDSWTYFNKKYNYQRGLFFMDGKEWLQSRQILNKPMLKDFTWMEEPIRGTCAAIIAQIGQNCDDRFVFKGIEEFLYQCSVEVVLSVMLGTSFRECQQSAEFRKLVQKFSSVVYDIFRCSSELMNIPPAIADRLNVQPWQQFEKVVPETIRLATAIIEFGIANSKSQDGLLELMIQKLDKPLMMRIFVDFIIAAGDTTSFATVWALYLLAKNPTLQDSVRENVLESNTLECTAVKGVVRETLRLYPVAPFIGRFIENESIFGEHQLPNDVSXLSPALYNLTGDKXCTSSSYTAQXTLVLLSLYSAGRDERFFAQPEQFNPYRWQRLTAGNDVTTPSNRSGNTPSASLPFAIGARSCIGQKIAQLQMHYLISMILTNFEVGLAEKEQEVSVKPILKMITVPNMPVKLCFKTIPNSSS from the exons ATGTTTCAGCACATACGAAGTCGGCGCAGCTTGCGACCGTTGGGACTGCTGTCGGAATTATCCCAGCACGGATTGATGGGCCGATTCGAACGAGTGGCGCTCAGCAGCGGGAACGTGTTACCGTTCGACAAAATACCGGGCCCTCGAAGATTTCCGCTGCTCGGCATGCTCAACGATATTATGCACCTGGGGAAACCAGCTGA GTTACATCTGCGCATTTCGCAGTATCACGAGCTGTACGGTGACCTGGTGCGGATGCAGCTTGGCACCCATAATGTAGTATTCGTACGCGAACCGTCCCTAATGCGTAGAACATTCCAGCTCGAGGGTACATACCCGCGCCATCCGTTGCCGGACTCGTGGACTTACTTCAACAAGAAGTACAACTACCAACGTGGGTTGTTTTTCAT GGACGGCAAGGAATGGTTGCAGTCGAGGCAAATTCTTAACAAACCCATGCTGAAAGATTTTACCTGGATGGAGGAACCGATCCGTGGTACATGCGCTGCAATAATCGCACAAATCGGGCAGAACTGTGACGATAGGTTCGTCTTCAAAGGGATTGAAGAATTCCTTTACCAATGTTCGGTTGAAG TGGTTTTAAGCGTAATGCTTGGGACGTCCTTCCGCGAATGTCAACAGTCGGCCGAGTTTCGGAAGCTGGTACAGAAATTCTCATCCGTGGTGTACGACATCTTCCGATGCAGCTCCGAGCTGATGAACATTCCGCCGGCCATCGCCGACCGGCTCAACGTACAGCCCTGGCAACAGTTTGAAAAGGTGGTTCCCGAAACGATACGTTTGG CAACTGCTATCATAGAATTTGGGATTGCCAACTCTAAGTCTCAGGACGGTTTGCTAGAGCTGATGATACAAAAGCTTGACAAGCCGTTGATGATGCGCATCTTTGTGGACTTCATTATCGCTGCTGGTGATACG aCTTCCTTCGCTACCGTCTGGGCACTGTATTTGCTAGCAAAAAATCCAACCCTTCAGGACTCGGTTCGGGAGAATGTGCTCGAATCGAACACGCTGGAGTGTACGGCGGTAAAAGGTGTCGTGCGGGAAACGTTACGCCTTTATCCGGTCGCACCATTTATAGGGCGgttcatagaaaatgaaagCATCTTCGGAGAGCACCAACTACCAAATGATGTGAGTTAGCTTTCGCCTGCTTTATATAATCTAACCGGGGATAAGTAATGCACGTCATCATCTTATACCGCCCAATAGACGCTGGTCCTACTATCCCTGTACAGTGCCGGAAGAGACGAACGATTCTTTGCCCAACCGGAGCAGTTCAATCCGTACCGATGGCAACGACTCACTGCAGGCAATGACGTGACCACACCTAGCAACAGATCTGGCAATACACCGTCCGCTTCATTGCCGTTTGCAATAGGTGCCCGGTCATGCATCGGGCAAAAAATTGCACAGCTACAAATGCATTATCTAATCTCTATG ATCCTAACGAACTTTGAAGTTGGGCTGGCAGAAAAGGAGCAGGAAGTGTCAGTCAAACCGATTCTCAAGATGATTACGGTGCCAAATATGCCTGTAAAGTTGTGTTTTAAAACTATTCCAAATAGTTCTAGCTAA
- the LOC126567852 gene encoding tropomyosin, with amino-acid sequence MADDVTTDESLGQESVARCDCSQQQLTECRAQLVALEQSNEALQKRLDGYVRDNENLVIKYAFVEKKVLDLKALVEEKESKIKRHDQEASGLQKQIAGLKADKAKLQKNIESKLRDIERVGQELEGSRHYSSQIEMRYKYSSCRLRRETEDRTRLEAEVLNLRQQLLQHVIAEETHQASEQVAVMERKVMELQAREIMLKHASDEQAARIMALQRTNAELQEVNERQDKKYNLCLQALKEAEADREQLRQQMEHVQKKMDLQESVIEELQSKVNAAKALAQESTRMERIVNDQRTELDQLTSTLDEQRKDLEELKARELELLALNKDLSEVNCLLQQEIATQESKTIAITLEYGKFVTMCQEYDAQIISLANSLALERQHRTEERLLMAKHIADRTRKHEQAERCLQQTLNELEANRKKYFALVKDFKREMKNVHQNVEPGYGTTVAKQ; translated from the exons ATGGCCGACGATGTCACCACCGACGAGTCCCTAGGCCAGGAATCGGTGGCCAGGTGTGATTGTTCGCAGCAGCAACTGACTGAATGCCGGGCCCAGTTGGTAGCACTTGAGCAGAGTAACGAAGCG CTCCAGAAAAGACTCGACGGATATGTGAGGGACAACGAGAATCTGGTCATCAAGTACGCGTTCGTAGAGAAGAAGGTCCTGGATCTGAAGGCGCTCGTCGAGGAGAAAGAGTCCAAAATCAAACGGCACGATCAGGAAGCGAGCGGCCTACAGAAGCAGATAGCCGGACTGAAGGCGGACAAGGCGAAGCTCCAGAAAAACATCGAATCGAAG CTCCGGGATATTGAACGGGTCGGCCAAGAACTGGAAGGTAGTCGCCATTACTCGTCCCAGATCGAGATGCGCTACAAGTACAGCAGCTGCCGTTTACGCCGCGAGACTGAGGATCGGACG AGACTTGAGGCGGAAGTGTTAAATTTGCGTCAACAGTTATTGCAGCATGTCATCGCGGAAGAAACGCATCAGGCGAGTGAACAGGTGGCGGTGATGGAGCGTAAGGTGATGGAGCTGCAGGCACGGGAAATTATGCTGAAGCATGCGAGCGACGAACAGGCTGCCAGAATTATGGCCCTCCAACGGACGAACGCAGAGCTTCAGGAGGTGAACGAGCGACAGGACAAGAAATATAACCTTTGCTTACAGGCG CTAAAGGAAGCTGAAGCTGATCGAGAACAACTGAGACAGCAGATGGAGCACGTACAGAAGAAAATGGATCTGCAGGAATCTGTGATAGAGGAGCTACAATCTAAAGTTAATGCCGCGAAAGCACTGGCACAGGAATCTACACG GATGGAACGCATCGTTAACGATCAGCGTACGGAGCTCGACCAGCTAACCAGCACACTTGACGAGCAGCGGAAAGATTTGGAAGAGCTGAAGGCGCGCGAACTGGAGCTGCTGGCACTGAACAAAGATCTCAGCGAGGTGAACTGTCTACTGCAGCAGGAAATCGCCACGCAAGAGTCCAAAACCATCGCCATTACGCTCGAGTACGGTAAGTTTGTCACCATGTGCCAGGAGTATGACGCCCAGATTATCAGTCTCGCGAACTCGCTCGCCCTCGAACGTCAGCACCGGACGGAGGAACGGTTGCTGATGGCGAAGCACATAGCGGACCGTACGCGCAAGCACGAACAGGCCGAAAGATGCCTGCAGCAAACGCTGAACGAGCTTGAGGCGAATCGGAAGAAATACTTTGCACTGGTCAAG gACTTTAAGCgtgagatgaaaaatgttcacCAAAACGTGGAGCCTGGGTACGGTACAACAGTAGCAAAACAGTAG